From Eriocheir sinensis breed Jianghai 21 chromosome 37, ASM2467909v1, whole genome shotgun sequence, one genomic window encodes:
- the LOC127008389 gene encoding mucin-5AC-like, producing the protein MVVGGGCCGCCDSSSGGGCRVMGVVVTLVVVMMVVAVVGPVAAQTQGFQQGRFQLHSSCGSEIRLLYLVVNDPMWLRTEDEELTLLTSTTNETCHLPPRATFRVTAHTSLEVKMVGASGKGEGKEEATALCSFPKQDVSLSKGLLKVSCLKERGEAEAEMLGALDSPDDPATTKDSAATTLDASITSPASSATTPATTATTPASTATPPISRAQLPAGRDLDLTFTLDATQPTASTAGPPDTRERLAAQPTPRSTASTEGATSSLGTTTAVTEPATSSSTRPPVTDGALTVPTPGGSVTQEAGHAGTPTPPSGKHKSLIKKESISAAEPVSLTNASQTDGEKSGMDDDQVLYLAGAGAGVLALVLGVAVVVGVAHHRRRQAIAAARKEELFISGGYRGSMNSLAPTGKGGGGGSGGSGAYLNANVMYYSGADPEVAEAFELEERVLTSSGISYSTHDIPKCLKE; encoded by the exons atggtggtgggtggtggttgttgtggttgctgcgatagtagtagtggtggtggttgcagggtgatgggtgtggtggtgactcttgtggtggtaatgatggtggttgcTGTGGTTGGCCCCGTCGCAGCGCAGACTCAGGGGTTCCAACAGGGCAGGTTCCAGTTACATTCTT cgTGCGGTTCCGAGATTCGCCTACTTTACCTGGTCGTCAACGATCCCATGTGGCTGCGAACTGAGGACGAGGAACTGACTCTCCTCACCTCGACCACCAACGAGACCTGCCACCTGCCACCGCGCGCCACATTCAGG GTGACGGCTCATACGTCCCTGGAGGTGAAGATGGTGGGCGCctcagggaagggggaggggaaggaagaggcgacgGCGTTGTGTTCCTTCCCTAAGCAGGACGTGAGTCTCAGCAAAGGCCTACTCAAGGTGTCCTGTTTGAAAG AGCGAGGCGAGGCAGAGGCGGAGATGCTCGGCGCCCTGGACTCACCCGACGACCCCGCCACCACCAAGGACTCCGCGGCCACGACTCTCGACGCCAGCATTACGTCACCTGCCAGTAGCGCCACGACCCCTGCCACCACTGCCACGACCCCTGCCAGCACCGCCACGCCCCCTATCAGCAGAGCTCAACTACCTGCAGGGAGAGACTTGGACCTTACCTTCACCCTCGATGCCACGCAGCCCACGGCCTCCACAGCGGGGCCGCCAGACACCCGCGAGAGGCTAGCAGCGCAGCCGACGCCCAGGTCAACGGCCAGCACGGAGGGCGCCACCAGCTCCTTGGGAACTACCACGGCAGTGACCGAACCCGCCACTTCCTCCAGCACACGCCCTCCAGTGACGGATGGTGCGCTGACCGTGCCGACGCCCGGCGGGAGTGTCACGCAGGAGGCAGGACACGCGGGCACGCCCACGCCGCCGTCAGGGAAACACAAGTCACTCATAAAGAAGGAAAGCATCTCCGCCGCTGAGCCTGTGTCGCTGACTAACGCCTCACAGACCGACGGCGAAAAGTCTGGCATGGACGACGACCAGGTGCTGTACCTGGCCGGCGCGGGGGCAGGAGTGCTGGCGCTGGTGCtgggcgtggcggtggtggtcggCGTGGCGCACCACCGGCGGCGCCAGGCCATCGCAGCGGCGCGCAAGGAGGAGCTCTTCATCAGCGGGGGCTACCGCGGCTCCATGAACAGCCTCGCGCCCACCGgcaagggcggcggcggcgggagcgGCGGGAGCGGCGCCTACCTCAACGCCAACGTCATGTACTACTCAGGCGCCGACCCGGAGGTGGCAGAGGCCTTCGAGCTGGAGGAGCGGGTCTTGACCAGCAGCGGGATATCCTACTCCACGCACGATATCCCCAAGTGCCTGAAGGAGTAA